TTGCTTTAAATGTGCCTGGTGCGCCAGATGGGCAGCGCTACGGCCCGATGCCCGTTCCGACCGGTCACCGTGGCGGCGCGCAGCAGAGAATTGTACACCGCTTCTTCAGCAGCCTCGATGACCGCCTGAAACATAGGCGACAGAGCCGAGTTGTTCAGCACCACGGTGTTCCGCGTCAATCCAACGCTGTGGATGCGGTTGGTCTGCACTGTGCTGAAGCGGAGAGAAACAAAACGCACGGAAGAAAAACGAACACCCCTTTGGTGAGTGAGGGCATGAGCACCGGCCTTTCAGCGAATGATTTTCCATTTCAGCTGTTGAATCCGCGGCGGATTCTGCGGCGTAAGAGTGAAGAAGAGTTCCAGATCCGCCTTTTTCCCGTCCACGATAAAACTGCCGCGCAATCGATTTTGCGCCGCCATCTCGCCGATGCCGGCGACCGGACCGAGCTCCGCATACAACCTGCGGAAGGTTGTTCTCAACGAGTCGATGGATTGATCGAGAAAAAAATTGTCGCCGAACAGATCCGGATCAGTCACTTGCCAATCCGGCAGCAGGGCTGCAAGTTGGTCCCGTCTCTGCAGCAGAATGGCGGTCACCGGCGTCGGCCGTTTGGACAGGCCCAGGAGTGCGATGCAGGTATCCAGAACCGCATCGTTCGCAGTCCCCAAATCCGCATAGGTCCGGTTGCTGAAAGCCGCCACCCCGATTCCATATTCGGGCAGAATCCGCCACTGGCTGCCGAATCCGGGCAGACCACCGCCGTGGCTCAGCGACACTCTGCCTTCACCGTCCTTTATCCAGCGTAAACCATATCCATAACAAGAGACCAGCGGGCTCGAGCGGCCGTTGGGATAGCGAAAAGAGGCATTGAGATTATTAAAAATCCAGGGCTGTTGCATCTCCCGCAACGAAGCGGCTGACACCGGTACGTTCCGCTGATCGGCGCCCGGCGGCCAGGCGCTGAGGTGATAGATCATGTACTTGCTGAAATCATCGATGGAGGTGATCAATCCGCCCATGGCGGCATAGGCGCCATCCGGCAGCAACGCGATAGGGATCCACTGCCCCCCTTCCCAGCCATAGCCCCAGGCCAGCAGATCACGGGGCGCTTGGGAGTAATCCCAGATGGAATGATGCATAGCCAGAGGTTGGAGAATCTGCGTCTGGATGAATTTCTGATAGGGCTGTCCGGATACGACGGCGATGATGCGGCCCAGCAGCGCGAATCCCAGATTGCTGTATTCATAAGCCACGCCGGGAACATTGGAAAACGAGATGCCGTTTTTCACCAGGTCCAGCAGACGCTGGTCAGAGACAGCCAGTTGCCGGTCCCCCCACGGATTGTCTTCAGGAAAACCGGCGGTATGCGTCAACAGGTGGCGAATCGTGATCTTGGGCGCATCCGGCACCGGATACTCCAGGTTCTTCATCTCCGGGATATACTCTTCAGCCGGATCATCCAGCGACAGCTTTCCCTGATCGCGCAGCAACAGGATCGCCATGGCCGTGATGCTCTTCGTCATGGAGGCGATGCGAAAGAGCGATTGGGGAGTGGCCGGCGTCTTGAGCGCGAGATCCGCATAACCGTAGCCGCCGGAGCAGACCAGCGTGCTATCGAGCACCACGCCGAAAGCCAGACCTGGAAGGTGGTGGGCCTGGGCGTGATCTCGATAGATCGTTTCAATGACCGGCAGAGCGCGGCGAAGAGTTTGAATGCGGTCGGAACGAGTATGCGGCAGGGCAGGGTTTAACGGCAGCAGAGAGATGAACAACAGAAAACATCGCTTTTTCATTCGATCCTCATAGAGTACCCGGTTCGATTCAAGCGCCGGCTGCAGCGGCCTGGCAAGGCCTGTGCTGGCC
This bacterium DNA region includes the following protein-coding sequences:
- a CDS encoding beta-lactamase family protein, giving the protein MKKRCFLLFISLLPLNPALPHTRSDRIQTLRRALPVIETIYRDHAQAHHLPGLAFGVVLDSTLVCSGGYGYADLALKTPATPQSLFRIASMTKSITAMAILLLRDQGKLSLDDPAEEYIPEMKNLEYPVPDAPKITIRHLLTHTAGFPEDNPWGDRQLAVSDQRLLDLVKNGISFSNVPGVAYEYSNLGFALLGRIIAVVSGQPYQKFIQTQILQPLAMHHSIWDYSQAPRDLLAWGYGWEGGQWIPIALLPDGAYAAMGGLITSIDDFSKYMIYHLSAWPPGADQRNVPVSAASLREMQQPWIFNNLNASFRYPNGRSSPLVSCYGYGLRWIKDGEGRVSLSHGGGLPGFGSQWRILPEYGIGVAAFSNRTYADLGTANDAVLDTCIALLGLSKRPTPVTAILLQRRDQLAALLPDWQVTDPDLFGDNFFLDQSIDSLRTTFRRLYAELGPVAGIGEMAAQNRLRGSFIVDGKKADLELFFTLTPQNPPRIQQLKWKIIR